CAGCTCCACCGCAACCTTTAGCGTCACCTTACCCGTGGGACAGGTCAGTGTGCTGAATGCGTATTCGGATTTCACATTGCCGTAGTCGATCGACAGGCGGAACGGACGATGGAATCATGAGGTCGTGCACAATGAGATCCTATGCGAGCCACAAGCCCATCACGTGTACTATCCTCACGATGGTCGCGGTGTTCCTGTCGGGTGGATCTAACCAGGTGTTTGCCCAGGCCTTCAGCAGCGGCAGCACGGGGGCATCGGGAGCATTGGCCCCCGCCTCCAACACCACCATTGCACTCCCTGCCGACGGCATCCTGCATTACACCACCGTCACCATCCCAGCCGGCGTGACGGTCAGCTTCCAGCCGAATGCGACCAACACGCCGGTGACGCTGCTCGCGACGGGTGACGTGAGCATCAGCGGGACGCTGAACCTCAATGGCACGGCCGGAACCGGGAACGCGGCCACGCCACTGGTGAACGCAGGAGGCCTGCCCGGCCCCGGAGGCTTTGCCGGCGGGCAGAGCGGCGCCCGTGGCAACTCGAACAATGATGCCGCGGATGGGCAGGGCCCGGGTGGTGGGGCCGCGACGTCCGGCGGCTTTGGGTCGACCGGCGGGACCTATGGCCCACCCAGTACCTTCGTGAGCTTGATTCCCTTGTTTGGAGGATCGGGCGGCGGCGGCTTCAAAGGCACGATCAATACATCGGGCCTCGCCGGCGGCGGAGGCGGCGGAGCCATCGTGATCGCGTCCTCCACCAAGATCACCGTCAACGGCACCATCACGGCCAAGGGAGGGAACGGGGCAGCCCCGGGCTATGTCTATGCCGGGGGCGGCAGCGGTGGGGCGATACGCCTCGTCGCGCCGGAGATTGCGGGAACGGGCACGCTGGATGTCAGCGGCGGCGCGGGAGGAAACCCGGCAGCGGGAGGCGGACGAGTCCGGCTGGAAGCCTTCAAAATGGAATTCGCCGGGAGCGTGGTGCCCTCGACGTCCTCGCCTTCGATCAGCACCGTATGTGGGCCGGTGACGACCTTGAGTACGCCGCCGTTGGCTAGTGTCCCGGCCCTGACCATCAGCTCGATCGCTGGCGTCGCGGTCTCGTCGACCACCGGGAGCTACGCGACGGCGGATGTCCTGCTTCCGCCAGAAACGACGAACCCCGTCACCGTTGTTGTGACAGGCACCAACATTCCAGTCGGGTCCACGTTCAAATTGAAACATGTCCCCCAGTTTAGTCTCGGGCCGGTGGTGAGCACGGCGACGTCAACCGGGACCCTGGCCAGCTCGACGGCCACCTTCAGCGTGACGCTGCCGCTCGGGCGAGTCAGCGTCCTGAATGCCTACAGCGACTTCACGCTCCCGTAACTGACCAGAGGCATGACAGGGAACTGGATGGACTGAGGAGAGCCAACGTATGAATCGACGACATCAGTGTCTGTTGTCTGGCGGCCTAGCCGCGCTGGCGGTCTTGGGAATGGCGCCCCTTGCCGACGCACAAACCTTCAATTCCGGGAGCACGGGGTCCCTGGGCGCCTTCGCGCCGGCGTCGAACACGGTCGTCACCCTTCCCTCCGACGGCATTCTCAACTACACGACGGTCTCCATTCCGTCCGGCGTCGTCGTGACCTTCCAGCGCAATGCGGCCAATACGCCGGTGACGATCCTGGCCCAGGGCGACGTCAGCATTGCCGGGACCATCCGGCTCAACGGTGAGGATTCCGTTGCCGGCGTCAGCAGCGGCAACTGGGGGCCTTTGGCGGGACGGCAAGGCGGGCCAGGCGGGTACAACGGCGGGGATGCGGGCCTGCGTGGGCAGACGCCGACCGACGGAAAAGGTGGGCAAGGCCCGGGAGGGGGTAGTCCGGGCATGTTACCCGCCATCTTCGCGGGGGATGGATTCTATGGTCCTTCAGGGTCCTTTATGACCCTGATCCCCCTCTTCGGAGGATCCGGCGGCGGAGGCGGCGCGGGCAGCACGTCGGCCACCGGTTCGCCAGGCGGCGGAGGCGGCGGGGCCGTGGTGATCGCCTCCAACACCCAAATTACGATTCAAAGTACCGGCGCCATTACCGCGAATGGCGGAGCGGGGTATGTCTCTTGTACCTGGGGCGGAGGCGGGGCGGGAAGCGGGGGTGCGGTCCGGCTCGTAGCCCCGCAGGTGACGAATTTGGGTTCGATCCAGGCCGTCGGTGGGAATCCATCCTGTGTCGGCGCGCACGGGGGCAACAATGATGGGCGTGTGCGGATCGAGTGCACGACCTGTACGACCGGCACGGTTTCTCCGGCGGCGTCGGTCTCGTCTACCCTCGGACCAGTGGCGCTGGCGAGCACGCCTCCGCTGGTGAACCTGCCCATGCTGACCATCAGCGCCGTGGGAGGGACGACCGTGCCGGCCTCTCCGTCGGGATCCCATGCGACACCGGACGTCTCTCTCCCAGCGGGTATCACCAATCCAGTCACGGTCACCCTGATCGCAAACAATGTCCCGGTGCCGACCCAGTTTCGCGTGAAGATCGTTCCGGAATGGGGAGAGCCGCAATTCTTTCCGACCACGTGGTCGACCGGCTCCGTCGTCGCTTCGACGGCCACGGCTGCCGTGTGGCTCCCGCCCGGGCATGTGTATGTCCTCATGGCCTCCGTGGATTTCTATCAAGTAGCGGCCTGGCTGCCCACCATCGAAGGGGAACCCGTGGACCGCGTCATGGTGGCGGCGGAGGCGGGCTCTCCCTCCTCCGTCTCTCTCGTCCTACGGTCCGGGAAGCAGATCCCTGTGGCTGAGCTTTCCTCGGCCGAGCAGCAGCAGGTTGCGCTGGCGTTCGAGCAGGCTCGTTCCCGCACACCGTAGCGGGCCGGGCACGGACTCAGGACATGGGCGTCAACGGCATGGGTCTTCCCCTCCGTTCTTCCTTCCAGTGGCTCTCCCGTGGTCTCGCCGGTGCGTGGCTCGTTCTTCTGTTCTCGACCGCCTGCACCTCACCTGAGGTCCGGCTGGCGGCCCGCTATGCCGAGGAGGGCCGATGGGACGAAGCGGTCGCTTCGTATCGTGAGGCCCTCAAGCGCGATCCCTTCAATGCTCCGCTCAAAACTCGGCTGGAAGAGGCGAAGCGGCGAGCGGCGGCGCTGCATTACCAGGCCGGCGTGCAGGCGTTAGAAGAACGCCGTATCTCGGACGCGCTCAGGGCATTGAAACTGGCACTGGGCTTGGATCCGTCTCAGCCGGAACACCATGCAGCCGTGGCAGATGCGGTCCGCATGAAGGAGGCCCGCGCGCAATTGCAGGCCGGCGACAAGCTCCAGAGCCTGGGGCGGACCGAGGATGCGTTGAGTGCGTACGAGAAGGCCGTCGAGCTCGATCCCAGTCTGACGCCGGCCCTGGATGGCATCACCGCCATCACTCAGCAGCAACGGGCGGCCAAGCTTGTCGTCGGCTCCAGTCAACCGATCGCCCTGCGGTTCCAGAACGCCAAACTGAAAGAAGTGTTTGAGATCCTGGCCCGCACCGGCGGGGTCAACGTGATCTTTGACAAAGAGGTCCGGGACGAGCCGGTGACGGTCTTTCTCAAAGATATGCCGTTCGACGACGCGCTGAATTTGATTTTGAACACGAATAACCTGGTCGCCCAGCGAATCGCCCCTCAGACCTTGCTGATCATGCCGAACACGAAACAGAAGCAGGCGCAGTATCAGGACCTGCTGATCCGCACCTTCTATCTCTCCAACGCGAAAGCCAAAGAGGCGGTCAATCTGCTCCGCACGATGCTGGAGAGCAAGAAGGTCTACGTGGACGAGAAGGTCAACGCGGTGATCCTGCGCGATGACCCGGCGAAGCTCCATTTGGCCGAACGGCTGCTCTTTACCATCGACCGGCGCGATCCGGAGGTGGAGCTCGACGTCGAGGTGCTGGAGGTCAATCGGACGAAGAGCCTGAAATACGGCTTGAACTTCGCCAAGCAGGCGGGGGCCGGCGTGATTCTGTCTGGCTCAACGGGAGGCATCTCCACCGCGCCCACTACCTTTACCTATCAGCAACTGACGACGTTGGGACCGGCCAGCTATCTCTTCACCATGCCGGCCAGCGTGCTGATTGATTTCTTCAAGCAGGAGTCGGATGCAAAAACCTTGGCCTCACCCAAGCTGCGGGTGCTCAACGGCAAGTCGGCTTCCATCAACATCGGCGACAAGCAGCCCATCCTCCTCTCGACGACCAACGTCCTGCCGGGACAGGCTGCCACGGGCGCGATCCCGACAACCTCGACCGTTACCTCGATCGAGTTCAAGGATACTGGTGTCAAGCTCACCGTCGAGCCGACGGTGCATCTGGTGGATGAAGTGACGCTGAAGCTCAAGGTTGAGGTCACGCGGCTGGGAGATCAAGTGACGCTCCAGGCCAGCCCCGAGATCAAACAGTTCAAATTCGGCACCCGGGCGGCGGAAACGGTTTTAATGCTGCAAGATGATGAGACGGTCGTGCTGGCCGGGCTGATCCAAGACGAAGACCGGAAGACGCGATCCACGCTGCCGATTCTCGGCGATATTCCGCTTATCGGCAACCTGTTCACGTCAACGAATCAGGAAACAGTCGCGACCGAAGTGGTGTTGACCATCACGCCGCATATCGTCCGCAATCTCAGCGCGCCTCCGATCGCGACGCAGGCCTTCTGGTCCGGCACTGAAACCAACTATGCGACGACGCAGCTCTTCGCGGCGCAAGCCGCCCATGTCTCGCAAGACACCCCTCACCTTGCCTCTCTCTCCTCTCAGTCGGCTCAGTCCACGCCAGCCCCGGCGCCATCGGACATTCAAGTATCCCCTCACCTGAGTCCTCTCCCCGGTGACCCGTTGCTCGGCGAAATGCAACGGGTAATGGGGAGAGGAAGTGAGGGGAGTAATCCGCCGTCCGGGGGCCCGTCGCCGGGCCCAAGCCAACGCGTGATGGAGAAAGGGGAGGGTGAGAAAACCGTATCCGCGCGCGGCCCCGGGGCGCTGGCATTCCGCCCGGGTGATCTGTCAGCTTCGGTGGGACAGGAATTTCGCGTGGATCTCACGACGCCGCAACTCGATCGGCTCACGGAGTCGCTGGTAACGGTCTCATACGATCCGCGGTCGCTGGAATTCCGTCGGATCAACCCGGGAGCGGCGGCGATCTCTGCCCGAGCCACCGATGGTCAGGTGATTCTGACATTGCGCCGGCAAGGGTCGACCGCTGCCGGAGAAAGCGTGTTGGCAACACTCTTCTTTCAGGCCAAGAGTCCAGGAGACTTTCCGCTCACACTCCAGTCAACGGCCGGGACCGGCCCGGCCAGCCAGACCTTACCGTCCGTGACCGAGCGGGCGATGGTGCATATTCGCTAAGAACGGCGAGAGGGGCGAGGCGCGGGGCGAGTGGTGGGGTGAGGAGAACCGGCAACATCATAAGGAGAGCTGCTAAGAGGTGGATAGACCTCTGGCCCCTGGCCCCTCGCCCCGTGCCTGGTCAGAGAGGCTACACCCTCGTCGAGCTGATGATGGTGGTGACGATCGCTGGGATTTTGGTCACCTTGGCGCAGCCATCTTTTCAGGCCTCCGTGATCAAGGCACGGGAAACGGCGCTGAAGCAAACCCTCTTTACGTTGCGCGATGTCATCGATCAGTATCGCGCCGACAAGGGCGTCTATCCGCCGTCGCTCGCAGACCTGGTCACTGCCGGGTATTTGAGAGCCACGCCTGTCGATCCGTTCACCAAGTCGGCCGCCACATGGCAGGAATTGCCGGATGCCACGGAAAGCGGGATCGCGGATGTGCACAGCGGAAGCCCGTTGGTCGGACAGGACGGGACGCCCTATAACCAGTGGTGAGAGTCTCGAGGAAGGAAACGAATTAGGCTTGCGGCGCGATAAGAGGAATAAGGGTTTTCCGAATTGGATCAATCCCGAGGTTGAGGCTCTCAAGAGTCAGCGCGCCAATCAGAATGAGATCGGTAGCCTCTCCGCAGAGCACTACGGTAGGAGCGACTTCATCGTTCAGAAGCACTTCGGCTGAGGCCACCGGTTTGGATACGATTGTACCGTCCGCGTACTGAACCCGTCGCGTTCCAAAAGGGACGACACCGATCTGATCCAGGAAGGACTTGGGAACTTGCGTAAAGTGCGCACCAGAGTCCACGAGCCCTTCGAGTTGGAGAGATCGCTCTGGGTGAACTGGATTCCGAATCGTGAATTTCACGTGGAAGGTTCCCATGTGGGCTTCATTCTAGTGGCGGATCAGCACACCGTCAACACGCCTCGCTATCCGAGCGAAGCGAACAAAGACCTCGTTCCTATGGTGCCCAACTTCTGGTCTCGACTGCACAGCGTCCCCAAAAGGATCTTCCTCTGTGCAGTCGGGATTGTGTTTCTCCTGCCTGGGTGTTCCGGGACTCGTGCAAGTTCGTACGGGCCCAGTTCCCAGGAGGCACACACTCGTGCTGCTACTATCGTGCGCGACCGCGAGGCCGAGCTCGCGACGATCCGGGCCGAAATGGCGGCGACGCGGATTGCCGCGGCGAAGAAGGAGGCAGAGCTTCAGGAACTGCGGAGCCTGGTGCACCAGCTTCGGCAGGAGAACGCGGAGTCGCATCAAGTTGTGCGGGAATTGCGCCAGGCTCAGGAGGCTCGGCAAGTCGAGCTCGCGACGTTGCGGAGTGAACGGGACCAACTCCGGCAGGCGAAGAACGAGCAGCAGTTCAAGGCGCTTACCGACAGTCTGCTTGCGCTGACCAAAGAACTGGGGGAGGTCAAGGAAGGCCTGATGCAAAGCGCGGTCAAACCCACCGTCAAGCAAAAGAAATCGTCTGACGCGACCAAACCTGGAGGGACAGGCTCCAGAGAAAATGCCGCCAAACATCCAAGTCTTCTTCCGTCTGCCACACCGGCTCCGACCCGCTTCCCCGGCGTTGAGCCCGCGCTTCATGTGATCAGCGAACCGATGGTCTCGGCGCCTCAGCCCCGTCATATCACGGTCCAGGCCGGCGAAACATTGTGGAGCTTGGCGCGACAGTACAAGATGACGGTCGAGGCGATCAAACAGGCGAATCGGCTGAGTCGGGATCAACTCGTAGTCGGACAAGAGCTGGTGATCCCCACACCCCAGAACCGCGATGGCGAGGTGGCGCCGTGAAGAGCAACGGCAGGGAAGTGACCGACAGGGGTGATGCTCACAGCGCCCTGCAGCACGCCCTCTCCGTCGCCAGTGTCGTAGGAGCGGTGGGACCGAAGCCGGGCATTGTCGTGCTGAACCATACGCTCGATTGCCTGTTTGCGAATCCTGAGGCGGACCGCCTGATTCGTGACTTGCATCGGACGGAAGGGAACCACCGAGCGATGAGTAGGCTGCCGCGTGAACTCGGTCAGTTGTGTCAAGACCTGGTGATGGTTCTCAAGAAATATCCGGACCCGCGGACATGGGGACGGGTGCAGGTGACCCGAGTCCTCGGCGCAAGTGCGCCGGTAATGCTCGCCCGGCTGCATGGCATCCCGGCGTCACCCCAACAACCGGACCATTACCTCATCCTCGGCCTGTTGGAACAGACCGGCTCGCGACATGAGGGTGATACGTCGGCGGCGCAAGCCACCTTCGGACTGAGCCATCGAGAGCAAGCCTGTCTGGTTCATCTCCTG
The sequence above is a segment of the Nitrospirota bacterium genome. Coding sequences within it:
- a CDS encoding secretin N-terminal domain-containing protein, with the protein product MGVNGMGLPLRSSFQWLSRGLAGAWLVLLFSTACTSPEVRLAARYAEEGRWDEAVASYREALKRDPFNAPLKTRLEEAKRRAAALHYQAGVQALEERRISDALRALKLALGLDPSQPEHHAAVADAVRMKEARAQLQAGDKLQSLGRTEDALSAYEKAVELDPSLTPALDGITAITQQQRAAKLVVGSSQPIALRFQNAKLKEVFEILARTGGVNVIFDKEVRDEPVTVFLKDMPFDDALNLILNTNNLVAQRIAPQTLLIMPNTKQKQAQYQDLLIRTFYLSNAKAKEAVNLLRTMLESKKVYVDEKVNAVILRDDPAKLHLAERLLFTIDRRDPEVELDVEVLEVNRTKSLKYGLNFAKQAGAGVILSGSTGGISTAPTTFTYQQLTTLGPASYLFTMPASVLIDFFKQESDAKTLASPKLRVLNGKSASINIGDKQPILLSTTNVLPGQAATGAIPTTSTVTSIEFKDTGVKLTVEPTVHLVDEVTLKLKVEVTRLGDQVTLQASPEIKQFKFGTRAAETVLMLQDDETVVLAGLIQDEDRKTRSTLPILGDIPLIGNLFTSTNQETVATEVVLTITPHIVRNLSAPPIATQAFWSGTETNYATTQLFAAQAAHVSQDTPHLASLSSQSAQSTPAPAPSDIQVSPHLSPLPGDPLLGEMQRVMGRGSEGSNPPSGGPSPGPSQRVMEKGEGEKTVSARGPGALAFRPGDLSASVGQEFRVDLTTPQLDRLTESLVTVSYDPRSLEFRRINPGAAAISARATDGQVILTLRRQGSTAAGESVLATLFFQAKSPGDFPLTLQSTAGTGPASQTLPSVTERAMVHIR
- a CDS encoding type II secretion system protein; translated protein: MPGQRGYTLVELMMVVTIAGILVTLAQPSFQASVIKARETALKQTLFTLRDVIDQYRADKGVYPPSLADLVTAGYLRATPVDPFTKSAATWQELPDATESGIADVHSGSPLVGQDGTPYNQW
- a CDS encoding LysM peptidoglycan-binding domain-containing protein, which translates into the protein MRTRVHEPFELERSLWVNWIPNREFHVEGSHVGFILVADQHTVNTPRYPSEANKDLVPMVPNFWSRLHSVPKRIFLCAVGIVFLLPGCSGTRASSYGPSSQEAHTRAATIVRDREAELATIRAEMAATRIAAAKKEAELQELRSLVHQLRQENAESHQVVRELRQAQEARQVELATLRSERDQLRQAKNEQQFKALTDSLLALTKELGEVKEGLMQSAVKPTVKQKKSSDATKPGGTGSRENAAKHPSLLPSATPAPTRFPGVEPALHVISEPMVSAPQPRHITVQAGETLWSLARQYKMTVEAIKQANRLSRDQLVVGQELVIPTPQNRDGEVAP
- a CDS encoding helix-turn-helix transcriptional regulator; this encodes MKSNGREVTDRGDAHSALQHALSVASVVGAVGPKPGIVVLNHTLDCLFANPEADRLIRDLHRTEGNHRAMSRLPRELGQLCQDLVMVLKKYPDPRTWGRVQVTRVLGASAPVMLARLHGIPASPQQPDHYLILGLLEQTGSRHEGDTSAAQATFGLSHREQACLVHLLQGMTNKEIAAQLGISEYTVKEHFKRIMLKTGATTRTGVLVRVLGHARVSMTQEKGRAFVSGANGSAKSTLPSS